The Leptospira paudalimensis region TTCATTTCCGAAGGACATACAAATTATATTGAATCATATAAGATATATAATTCAAGAAGAAGCACCTAATGCAAAAGAGGCGATAAAATATGCAATTCCAACGTTTATTCAGAATGGGAATTTAGTCCATTTCGCAGCGTTTAAGAATCACATTGGATTTTATGCACTACCATCCGGGAATATTGCGTTCCAAAAGGAAATTTCAAAGTTTAAATCAGGAAAAGGTTCCATTCAATTTCCTATTACGGAACCCATGCCAGATGAACTAATTCGAAAAATTGTAAGGTTTAGATTAAAAGAAAATGAATCTAAGGAAAAAAAAAAACAAAAAATAAAATCATAAAATCTAAAAACCAATTTTGCAGTATTGTTGGAAGTGAGACTTTCATTGTCCGATATTATTATTTCCTTTTCTAAAGTATGAACTTTTTGATAATTTAATTTTTCAAAACACAGTTTTACTTTCAGAATTACAACATTTGAGATAGAGAGGACGTATTGGGTGGCGGGTCTAGTTCCCCTCCCTAAATCGGGCGGGGATACCGATATCCATTCTGTAAGCACCATTCCCAAGAATATCGAATCAAAACCATATCCTGTCCTCACTGCGCTCCGAGGCACGGCGACGCTCGTCGAAAACCTTCATGGCTTTCTTTCTGTTTTGTTCGCTCCCTATGGGTCGCTCACAGAACAGCTCGCGCCACTGTTCGAGTCAATTGGTTAGAAAATTGTGATTGGTTAGTTGGAGAAGTTGTCATGCGAGCGAAGGGACAAAGACCTCTCCGCTGTTCGGACGTCCTGTCCTCACTGCGCTTCGAGGCACGGCGACGCTCGTCGAAAGCCTTCATGGCTTTCTTTCTGTTTTGTTCGCTCCCTATGGGTC contains the following coding sequences:
- a CDS encoding iron chaperone; the protein is MKSKKPENIDEYILSFPKDIQIILNHIRYIIQEEAPNAKEAIKYAIPTFIQNGNLVHFAAFKNHIGFYALPSGNIAFQKEISKFKSGKGSIQFPITEPMPDELIRKIVRFRLKENESKEKKKQKIKS